From the genome of Solanum dulcamara chromosome 12, daSolDulc1.2, whole genome shotgun sequence:
tgaacttgagtacaaccttccatccccagacagatggccaagcagagcgcaccattcagacgttggaagatatgttgagggcatgtgtacttgacttcaagggaaattgggatgatcacttgcctctcatagagtttgcatataacaatagctatcatgcaagcattcaaatggctccttatgaagccttgtatggaaggaggtgtagatcacccattgggtggtttgaagttggtgaagccgagttgattgggcccgatttgttcatcaagccatggagaaggtacgagttattcgagagaggctaaagatagcccaaagccgccaaaaatcttacaccgacatgaggaagagagacttagagtttgaggtgggtgattgggtgtatttgaaagtgtcacccatgaagggtgtcattaggtttggaaagaaagggaagcttagtcctcgatatattggtccttaccagatcttgaggcgggttgggagtgttgcttatgagttggagttgccttcaGAGCTagactctattcatccggtattccacgtttcgatgttgaaaaagtgcttgggcgatccctcgttggtagtccctattgatagcattggaattaaagatagcttgtcttatgaagaggttccggttcaaattcttgatcgccaagtccgcaaactgaggaacaaagaagtcacctcagtcaaagtcctatggagaaaccaatttgttgaggaagccacatgggaagcggaggaagccatgaaatctaaatatccccatctattcgtgcctaccgatgagaatattgaaggtaatgtccatttccttgatttgaattcatttgtgcattttgagttttgattaatAATTCactgagaatttgattgattgaatgactgaatgtTGATTGTGATCTGTACCCTGAGTCCATTCCTGGCCACTcgtcattcaaggacgaatgattccaagggggtgataatgtaacacccctcaaatttCTTCccctaaaaaaattcaaacccttcttgtatacgggtagggtcgaactcgagcaTTGAGCAGCGTATGCATGAGTCgaaatgagtctttgagaatttgagcagcgttagaggtgaggtggggtcatgaaggacccctaggatcaaattaaatccaaaagattcgtcgtggctaagtttgggtgagagttcgtataaggggtcgacttctaacgaccctatcttttgaaagacaacaatctgggtagcccatgacccatcaaatcaaaggtcgttgagtcttctttccaacgccaccaagaatgaaacttttggagttcggagcCGAAAggtatgacgatcctaagatgaactagcacaacagagattttcaagcctgggttgcaattgctggaaaactgggcttggcgccactatcgcgctaaaaacatgcctcagtagtttgggctctagcacggtgcgccactaaaagttgtgcagggtttttcaggcaaAATTCCCAGAACTCAGAACAATGGACTTGGAGCTGTaggggcgcgacgcgccactatcacgccagaaacatgcctcagtagtttggtctctggtgcggcgcgccactacgaggtgtgcaggttttaggcgtattcagcctggagctgcaatggcgcgacgcgccactatcgcgccaggtgcatttttagcctattttcagaacttttgaggatgggcaatttgggaattgccccaaattatatatgtatcaccctagactattttgggatcatttcttcagcccccactctctctctaaaagccctaaaatcctcttctctctctctctcttcttcctcctctccaaatccttctccaacaagaagagttccaagagcttcaaggtttgagtttccccattgaagacccaaccacaaggttttctttaagtcttcactaaggtatgtaaggctatctaaaacatgggttgagtccacccatgtgccctactcttgcttcgaggttagatgttcatgaaaatagagtttcttggtatggtttatgctcgtatgaactttgtcccctatgtatttgattttatatgtgttgatgttgttgagccaaagagttcctaaattgagcctttatgtgagtatgagtcaaTGAAGGtgaagttgttaaatatgttttattaatccccttaactatgtagatcatgataaaggatgttattttcttgaaaatgttgctcaatatgaaatgtcaatttaaagtcttgaaattgtgataaaCCTCGaagattttctcaaatggatgaaagaaatgattgattatatctagatgatgctatatatgtgcatttaaatttctttttgagatgtgattgagattgatcggataacatgattggaagagattgattgtgatagagttgatgagttgacaaggttgtaatgagacttgtcaatatgatttgattgagttaattgaatggagttttatgagcattgagtcttgggaggagtatcgagcaccgaattgggcaagagtatagtccatactcgaacccaatacctatgctgccaaacgtagggggatTAAACCGtcaaagtcggatgtttccccccagagatttgtcctgacattataggacttggttggattggatccatgagtgtttgattcgttcataccctggaaaagtatgaATGGGCGCGGCAATAACGTCGTTTtcttgtaccttcactggctcataagtgatggttgtcggataagagaaactcccaaataggtcttgatagtactctgagtcagattgagttggattgtatgtgattggtcccgtctaaatcatattcttgtttagacttaggacatttgattgaagttgttattcctcttgagttgagcttccgagttgattaagtcttccttgatgttcgttgtattcggccattttacatactcgtacattccatgtattgatgccatttggcctgcatcgtttcatgatgcagatacaggtgctagggatcatcaaccggcgcttcgttgaagatccacatacaccctcagctagttggtgagccctcctagtttccggaggatgttgagccttcatgtatagttttgttgacatttcctttattttgattgttggtagccatggacttgtcattggcaccttttagactttgatagaggcttcatagactggagtgtggggaggtcgaactgttattttgaggagtcttattttattatcttgttgggttgtaaatgtttggcctccGGACCCCATATATATCTATATGTATGATCAGTatttcattatttgagttttccgctaaaGAGAATATGACTGAataaatgtgtgactggacccggtggtttgctcggaggtcagaaatggccttcgggtgccggttacgtctagggtaccctcccggggcgtgacaccctTTCtacaaaattatgaaaaataggctgaaaacgctcttggcgtgatagtggcacatcgcacCATTGCACcgccaggtcgattaggcctaaaaacctgcacatcagTTAGTGGCACGCCGTGCCAAGggccaaactattgaggcatgttcttggcgcgatagtggcgcatcgctcccttacagcgccaaggccatattttctaggttctaaaaaataggcttgaaaaccctgcacacctcgtagtggtgcgccgcgctaggggacaaactactgaggcatgttcttggagcgatagtggcgcgtcgcgtcaCTGGGCGCCAAGCctagatttccagcagttgcaccCCAGGACTGAAATTCctaccgtgctagttcatcttgggatcgtcatatcttttgacttcgaactccaaaaattacattcttggtggcgttggaaagaagactcaacgacctttaatttgataggtcgtggtccactcaaattgtcgtctttcaaaagataggatcgttagaagtcaacccctttaaacgaactcatcccaaaacttagccacgacgaaccttttggacttagcttggtcctaggggtccttagtgaccccacatcacctccaacactcttcaattactcagggactcatcttagctcaagcatatacttcacaataatagagttcgaccctaaccgtatacaagaagggtccgaatcttagggaaaatttttgaggggtattACAGataccctttaggtatcgcaaaatattcTTGATACTGTTCCAATGTCTTCgcattggggatgaactataccttgccaaaAAATTAACagaaatgttatatcaggtctggttGTATTAgtaagatacataagtgcaccaatagcactgagatatggtacttcaggaccaagaagttcttcattctcttctggaggtcgaaatgaaTCTTTATCCACTTCTAGTGATCAAACAACCATTCGAGTACTTAATAGAtatgctttgtccatgtaaaatcattttaagattttttcaatgtaggcagattggtggacaaaggcctcatctgctaaatgttcagTTTGCAGAcccagacaaagttttgtctttccaagatctttcatctcaaattctttatttagctattcaatcgccttttggacctcttcagaggtaccaatgagatttatgtcatcaatataaatggcgagtataacaaactctgattctgttttcttaacaaaaatatatggacaaatgacattatttatataactttcatttatcaagtactcactaaggcgattataccacatacgctaTAATTGTATCAAatcatataatgatcattgcaatttgattgagtacatctcctgagacttagtacatgcttcaatcaattttaattcttttagaattttcatgtaaatttcattatcaagtgaaccataaaggtaagatATAACAACATCAATTatatgtatttcaagattttcatatacagctaaactgatgagatatcgaaaagttattccatccataacaggtgaatatatttcttcatagtttaccccgggtctttgagagaatccttgtgcaacaacgtgtgccttgtatcttacaatttcatttctctcatttttttgcacaaaaacccatttatagccaactggttttacaccttctagggtttggactacatgtcctaaaacctcacgtttagcaagtgagtctaattctgattgaattgccttttgccattttgTCCAATTACATCTATGTCGATATTTTTTGATGGATTTAGGCttaagactttcactatcttgcatgaggttaagtgtaacattatatgcaaaaatataatcCATCATGATTTTTGAtcaatctaaatttatctcatcaccagtAGAACtaattgaaagttcttcattcacttgagtctcgggttcactgatttcttcaggaatatcaggattactcaaatgttaaccttcttcaggaggttcttttgtagtatcatctttattataaatcacacttctctttctaggatttttatcctttgaacccaatggtctaccactcTTCAGGCGTCCAAACGGGCAATCGGCTGCCTAAAGGACCCTATTTGTGGTTTtaggattcagaagctatgatactagtagatggtccttttgggacatcaatccggataggcacattcactatagagatatgtgacttagttatccgctttaaatcagtaaatgcatctgacatttgattttttattttctgtaagtggatgatcatCTGGACCTcgtgctcacatgtgcgggtatgtggatcaaaatgagatgtGATGAAATTATTACGCAATTTctctttcgggttcctttttctctcctcctaattgtgggaaagttgtttcatcaaatcgacaatctgcaaattaggcagtaaataagtctcttgtcaacggttcaaggtagtGAATTAtgaagggtgagtcaaacccaatatatatgcccaacctttgttgagggcccatctttgtatgttgtggtggtgctacacacacgtataccgcacaaccaaaaattcgtaaatgggctatatttgacTCATGATCAAATGCTAATTATgacgaaaaatatttattataatttatcagtatcagacgtacaagtgctgttgcatgtaagatagcatgaccccaaacagtaatcggtgattttgttttcattagtagaggtcttgctatcaattgtaagcacttaataaatgactctgcaaggccattttgagtatgaacatgagcaacataatgttcaatttttaccccaattgataaacaataatcatcaaaagcttagGATGTAGATTCTCCAGTATTATCAAGGCAAATAACTTTAATTGAATAATCTAGGAATTGCgtccttaatcttattatttctaCTAATAACTTCGCAAATGCCAGGTTGCGTGATGATAAGAGgtacacatgagaccatcttgatgatgcatctattaggaccataaaatatctaaacaatccactaaatggatgaataggtccacatatatccccatgtatacgctctaaaaagccagaagattgatgccaaccttcagggttgatggtctggcaattatttttccttgataacaagcagcacatgaaaattcatcattcataaaaatctttaggttctttaatggatgttcagttgaattttcaataattcgtctcatcattattgatccaagatgacttattcgatcatgccatagtaaaaatgtatttagattggtaaacttctggtttacgatcaaatgtacttcaattgcactaatttctgcataatataggtcagatgacaaagttgataatttttccaaaatatatttctggcctgagacactcttggttataccaaggtattcagtattcatttcatttagtatCTCAACACGATATCCATTTCTGTGGATatctttaaaatttaacaaggtttttggagatttagaaaagaatagtgcatcttctataacaatctttgtccccttaggtAGAAATATGGTAGTTCTTCCAGTGCcttcaataaattttaaattacagaaattgtagtaatattttcttttcttctaagcaagtaggaaaaatatttctcatctttaaaaatggcatgagtcgTTCCACTATCAGGTACACAAATATCcccgtgattgatcattgatccaaataaaatttgagacatatccatatttttcttcaaaaagaaataaaataaatattacaatTAAATCATgactcattatacaaattttatttagttacatgaattaaaaaaatataaacatattatttagtacagacaaataaaaagaaaattatttaaatattatcatgtttatcaatattcatatttccttttgggaaattaaaaaaatcagctacatctagatgcataggcttaatattatcttcagaaaTAAAGTTTGTCTTTGGATGATTTTCTGCTCTcttcaaggatgcctgatatagctgaatcaGACGTTTTGATGATCGACAGGTTCGTGACCAGTGCCCCATatctccacatctatgacatatacttttaaatttttctttggtataacttcttgcttttcactctttttttatAGTGAtgatcatttctcggtgccagccaagcatcatgattataatttcttcttcgaccatGACCACGATGATGACTGGGGAtttgacctctttctcgttggttatagtttgcCTGATTCATTTCagggagtgacaaagaaccaacgggtcgactatcattatttttcatcaaCAGTACCTTATgacgttcagcaataagaaggtgaaaaaataattcaaaatattttttaaaatcctttTTGTGATAGTGCTGCTGTAGGAGCATATTCGTGGGTGGAAATATGGGGTatgttttttcaaatttatcttgctcagtgattttcttctccgcataaatttaactgtgctataattctaaacaaggcagaattatattcaattatatttttaaaatccattaatctcaaattgagcCTATCATGACATGcttgtggaaggatgaccaacttcaagtggtcatatctttcttttaaattctttcaCAGTTTAAGGGAGTCTTTTAATATAAGTTATTGTAATTTtaaccctcgtcaagatggtggcggaaaAATATCATGGTTttagcacggtcttgactagatgtcatattttaatctttgatggtgtctgtcagacccatcaattctaggtgtatttcggcatctagtgcccatgatgagtagcctttttcagatatatcaggagcaacaaattcaagtttggaGATATtcaacattttaagaaaataaaactcttaccattTTGTTTCCTTATTAAAATAGTTCAAAGTGATGGagtctcgtgctgataacgtgttataaaataaactaaacttagcaaattaataaaaagGAGAGACagtaaaagaaagagagagttgagagaattaTGCAGTAAAAGAAGTAGAAGagttatgtattattttttcttcagtGTATCCACATTCTCTAATCTctaaggctatttatagccaaggAAATTAGAGGATAGGTAATGGAGAAATGACAACATGTCATTTAGTGGGTACCGCTAATGAAAGTGGAACATCCACTACATGTTGTTCTTTCATAACATTAAGCGctttataattgaaaaaataaaaaaaataaaatttttgaataattctaGACCAATTTGGCCTTACAATTGTGCTTAATTAACACACATAAGGAATAGCATACTTGCAACATCGATGAAATATTCTTTCAATTTTAATATTctgcaaaaaataaatatgaaatttgaATGCTTCATAGGAATTCAAATATAccaaatatcaaatttaatgTTTCCATTGAACGAGATTTCATATGTTTTGATCTATTGATATTTTGCATCGTACTTGTGCTATTACTTTCTCGTGATGATCGATATAGTAGGTTGAGAAAAATAGGGAATAGAATTTCAACACATTATGTTGGAGTTTGAATTTTTTCGGTTTGAAACTTTAGAAACAATGACaccattaataaaataataataaatttaaaatagggATAATACATAAGTACCCTTCAACTATAATCGAAATCGCTAGGACACATCTCAACTATACATGAGTCCTATTACCCctctgaattattttaaagtgtaaCAAACACATCCTTCAATGCTGAAGTGGCACAGAGAGTGTGTTCACACTCTTGAAGGCATAAGAGAGACGAAAAAGAagtattaaaatttgattaatttgaaTACATGTCCATTTTCAATTGgacatttttattattaattaatacacataagTAGATAACATTAAAACTTAAGTTgatatctttttaattaaaattaagttTTTGAATTATGAAATAGAGcccaattttatcatttttagaaatataactatttttttaCAACATAATTAAATTATCGGtgatttttttccaaatatttcatcaatttgtataatatcggaagaattttttttttttttttttttttctcaaacacttaacatgaaatttgaaaaaaaatgcgTATTAGAGATTTAGTTTAGGCAATATATGATGAgcacaatttaaattaattcACTTTTAAATAATATAGATGTGTAATAGATCGTCACAATAGTTTAAGCGTGCAACTGATTTTTTGTGACAAGTTCAAATGTaaatttatgccttttcccATTTGAGTTTGGAACTTTTTGGTTGTCTAACCAAATGACCCTTTTTTGATCATCACACGTCTTAATGTAAAAACACAAATATAGCTTAAGCACTTGATAAttgaaagaataatttttttttttttgaataactcTAGACCAATGTGGCCTAACAATTGTGCTTAATTAACACGCATAAGGAATAGCATGCTTTCAACATCGATGAAATATTCTTTCAATTTTAATATTCTGcaaacaataaatatgaaatttgaATGCTTCGTAGGAATTCAAACATACCAAATTTAATGTTTCCATTGAACGAGATTTCATATGTTTTGATCTATTGATATTTTGCATCATGCTTGGGATATTATTTTGTCATGATGATCAATATAGTAGGTTGAAAAAAATAGGAAGTAGAATTTCAACACATTATGTTGGAGTTTGAATTTTTCGAGTTTGAAacatcattaataaaataacaataaaatttaaaataagtatcacaagtgaaacaaaaaaaatctaagTATTAAAATGTATTTCATGAGCAgaataaatatgtataataatgtgaaaaatattattttatccgTGCTACTTCTTTTGAAATCAAGGAcaatttcttgaattttcaactttcaaaatttaaaactcCATAATTGTgtcaataattatataaaaacgGTACGTCTCTTGAATTCAAAGGACAATATCCTAAAGTTTTAATTTGTAAAAGTTGAAGCTCCATTATTGTGTTATGAAGTTTGAACAAGCCTTGCTAAAAAAATATAGttgaaattcttttaaaaatactcGATTGAAACTTCagaataatatataaaagttCCACCGTTAAGAATTTTGAACTCTAACCTATTGTAATAGTAGAATTTTACTTGTAAAATTTTTGGAGTCTAATACTCTATGATGGaatttcattcatattttagCGTAAGAATATTTATTTTCCCCTTTTTTGGGAGGGTTATTGAATGGCTAAATACTAAATAGTTTTGAGGTATTggttaaaagttaaaactaaatGTTGTTCCCTCTTAATTGTGCAATCGGCCCAAAACAACCTCTAAAGCCCAACCCATTATGACAGAGTTATCAATTATTCCATTTGTGAGGGAGGAGAAAGACATCTTTTCaactccaaaactcaaaattctcAGATCCAAATCCTAACGACAATGTCGAACTTTGCCGGAGATGAAACTGCCCCCTTCTTCGGCTTCCTTGGCGCCGCCGCCGCCCTCGTTTTCTCATGTAAGTTCTATCCTAGATCTGCAAGACTCTATGGCCGGATCCAACTTTACAGCAGCAGATGTTTGAATTTCTTCTTCTAGTGAACTATCTTTACTTGAAATTGTTTGAAGAATGTTAGCACTGCTGCTGGCTCTTTGCATTTACCATCTTGAAATACCCGATCGGCCTCTGATCATATTTTATTCCTTGTGCTTTTTTGCCAGCGTTGCTTTTTTATTACTAGTAATTCAATTTGTTGTCTTGAATTATATATGAAGCTGAACGGTATTGAaaattatatcattttatccaaCCTGTACTTGTTATGACGTTCTAAGACACTGAGATTTTCCATCTATATGCTTTTAATATTGGATCTCCTTTTGCTGGAGATACAAGCACATCTTATACGAATCATGCGAGTACATATTATGCTTAGTTGCAACTGATCTCAaatctaattttattttgaataattcGTAGGTATGGGGGCAGCTTATGGAACAGCAAAGAGTGGTGTTGGGGTGGCGTCAATGGGAGTGATGAGGCCGGAGTTGGTGATGAAATCAATTGTGCCAGTGGTTATGGCTGGTGTGTTAGGTATTTATGGATTGATTATTGCTGTGATCATCAGTACTGGGATTAACCCCAAAACAAAGTCGTATTACCTATTTGATGGCTATGCTCATCTCTCATCTGGACTTGCTTGTGGTCTTGCTGGTCTTTCTGCTGGAATGGCTATTGGTAT
Proteins encoded in this window:
- the LOC129875541 gene encoding V-type proton ATPase 16 kDa proteolipid subunit; translated protein: MSNFAGDETAPFFGFLGAAAALVFSCMGAAYGTAKSGVGVASMGVMRPELVMKSIVPVVMAGVLGIYGLIIAVIISTGINPKTKSYYLFDGYAHLSSGLACGLAGLSAGMAIGIVGDAGVRANAQQPKLFVGMILILIFAEALALYGLIVGIILSSRAGQSRAE